In Polyodon spathula isolate WHYD16114869_AA unplaced genomic scaffold, ASM1765450v1 scaffolds_1199, whole genome shotgun sequence, the following are encoded in one genomic region:
- the gcat gene encoding 2-amino-3-ketobutyrate coenzyme A ligase, mitochondrial, which yields MFAIRSVKIIAPLLGRYPLPLGQPLTGRGKSALAHAAEILEQELAGIKHAGTWKSERVITSKQGARISVEGTRAEVLNFCANNYLGLSSHPEVISAGVAALQKYGAGLSSVRFICGTQDLHKSLERKLAEFHQRDDAILYASCFDANAGIFEVLLSSEDAVLSDELNHASIIDGIRLCKAHKYRYRHLDMRDLESKLQESQKHRLRLIVTDGVFSMDGDVAPLPQICDLAERHGALIFIDECHATGFMGATGRGTDELLGVMDRVHIINSTLGKALGGAAGGYTVGPAPLISLLRQRSRPYLFSNTLPPPVVGSAARALELLMGEGGIQRSVMDRTRRFRSKMAAAGFSVSGAEHPICPVMLGDARLASAMADDLLQRGIYVIGFSYPVVPKGKARIRVQISAAHSDDDIDRCVESFVEVGRKHGVVS from the exons ATGTTTGCGATTCGCTCTGTTAAAATAATCGCCCCCTTACTGGGCAGGTACCCGCTGCCCCTGGGGCAACCGCTGACGGGCAGGGGTAAGAGCGCCCTGGCACACGCTGCGGAGATTCTAGAGCAGGAGCTGGCGGGGATCAAGCACGCCGGGACGTGGAAAAGCGAGCGGGTTATAACCTCGAAGCAGGGGGCGCGGATCAGCGTGGAAGGGACGCGGGCCG aggtgCTCAATTTCTGTGCCAATAACTATCTGGGGCTTTCGAGTCACCCGGAAGTGATCTCGGCCGGGGTCGCGGCGCTGCAGAAGTACGGGGCGGGGCTTAGCTCTGTGCGCTTCATCTGCGGGACACAG GATTTGCACAAGAGTCTGGAGAGGAAGCTGGCTGAGTTCCACCAGCGGGACGATGCCATTCTGTACGCCAGCTGCTTCGACGCCAACGCAGGGATAttcgag GTCCTGCTCTCCTCTGAGGATGCGGTCCTGTCCGATGAGCTCAATCACGCCTCCATTATCGACGGGATCCGACTCTGCAAAGCCCACAAGTACCGGTACCGACACCTGGACATGAGAGACCTGGAGAGCAAGCTTCAGGAGAGCCAG aagCATCGTTTGCGTCTCATCGTCACAGACGGTGTTTTCTCGATGGATGGAGATGTGGCTCCTCTTCCTCAGATCTGTGACCTCGCGGAGAGGCACGGAGCTCTGATCTTCATCGACGAGTGCCACGCCACGGGCTTCATGGGAGCCACGggcag gggcaCGGACGAGTTGCTGGGAGTAATGGATCGGGTTCACATCATCAACTCCACACTGGGGAAGGCACTGGGAGGGGCTGCAG GTGGGTACACAGTGGGTCCCGCGCCCCTCATCTCTCTCCTCAGACAGCGGTCTCGCCCGTACCTCTTCTCGAACACCCTGCCCCCCCCCGTGGTGGGCAGTGCCGCCCGGGCGCTGGAGCTGCTGATGGGGGAGGGCGGGATCCAGCGGAGCGTGATGGATCGCACACGGAGGTTTCGCAGTAAGATGGCAGCGGCCGGGTTCTCCGTCTCGGGGGCGGAGCATCCCATCTGCCCCGTGATGTTGGGGGACGCCCGGCTCGCCTCGGCGATGGCAGACGACCTGCTGCAGAGAG gtatcTATGTTATTGGATTCAGTTACCCCGTGGTTCCTAAAGGCAAAGCCAGGATCCGGGTTCAAATCTCGGCGGCGCACTCCGACGATGACATCGACCGCTGCGTTGAGTCCTTCGTGGAGGTCGGGCGCAAGCACGGCGTGGTCTCCTAG